The following is a genomic window from Rutidosis leptorrhynchoides isolate AG116_Rl617_1_P2 chromosome 8, CSIRO_AGI_Rlap_v1, whole genome shotgun sequence.
TGTGAAGACAGTGATCCCATGGATGTCTTGGTATTAATGCAGGTAATAAAAAATTCCAAAATATGATTTTTTGTAATTTTAATGCATCTAATCGTTCAACTTAATCACTCCAATTGATCGTATATTTTCATTTTCAATCCCTTGTACAGGAACCTGTACTGCCTGGCACCTTCTTGCGTGCACGTGCTATTGGTTTGATGCCTATGATTGATCAGGTGAATACCATTTTACTAATCTAATTATTTCATTATCTACTAATACAAACATTTAGATAAAAACACAAATTTGGTACATCAATCCTTTGTTTGATTCTTTATATTGGAAAATGTAATGTTTGAACAGGGTGAAGGGGATGACAAGATCATAGCAGTATGTGCAGATGATCCAGAATTTAGGCACTACACTGACATCAAAGAACTACCTCCTCACCGTCTAGCTGAAATTCGTCGTTTCTTTGAGGACTGTATCCATACATACATTTGCTTAAAAACTAGATATGTGTTTGATATTATTTTTTTTTGGTCATTGTATACCCTTAATTTGATTGTTGCAGACAAAAAGAACGAGAACAAATCAGTCAAAGTGAACGACTTTCTCCCTGCTGAAGATGCAGTCAAAGCTATTGAGTATTCCATGTGAGAATTAGTAATCCAAATTTTGcatagttatatatctatatatgtttgtTGCACATTTTATATATCTTATTACTTGAATATTGATTGATATTGAATTGATGATGGCAGGGATCTGTATGCTTCCTACATTGTTGAAAGTTTGAGGCAGTGATTTGTCTTCGAGGTATTGTTTATTGGTGCAGAAAATAGCAATGGTGGTAGGACTGTTAAGAAATGTATGAAAAACTTGTAATGAAGAATGCTAAAAGAGATGTAACCATCTACTCTTTAAAATAAATGACACTTAAACAACTCCATTTATGGAAGTAGGATGTGCATCTGATAGTTATAATAGTTATAAGTGCCTACATCTTACTTTCTCACACCCTGTCTTGTTGTAATTAACAAAAACAGCACAATGATTGCATCCTTCCACAGTTTTCTTCTCCCTTTTAACGGTTTAATGCTATTTTCGCTTTCTCGTCTTTGAAAGCTATTATCCTTTTGACAGTGAACATGATCAGCTTACAATTTTACATAAAGGGTCATCGAAGAAAATGGTTCTAGTTATTTCACGAcaaacgtatttttttttttttttagcggatcatttatttcaacgactctcatcatttgcacccacacacgctagaaggaaactcctacccgggttgcttggcaactaatcgcgggacctgggttgcttggcaactaatcgcagaaAATTGGAGAGAAAACCTTCCACCCCCGGGATTTGAACCCggattgcttggcaactaatcgcgggacctgggttgcttggcaactaatcgcagaaAATTGGAGAGAAAACCTTCCACCCCCAGGATTTGAACCCGGATTGCTTAGCAACTAATCGCGGGCCTTTCCACACTGAGACATGATACCATTGCAAACACAATTGACAAACGTATTATTTGATCcagtattgaaataaaatatatacCATCTTATAGAATTAGTGATGTTATTTTTGCTTACTTGGCACATTCGTATGCAATTCTATAGATGTGTCTTGCTAGTCACAATCACTAATTGATGATGTCATCTCCCAACCATTcatttaattaaatttaaaaatagGTCCATCAAACccaatttcaattattattattattattattatatatatatatatatatatatatatatatatatatatatatattatattatatattagtatatattattaaaaaaataaacaaTAAATTTTACATTTGCTTTTAATAATAAATCACATAGTTAATAATGTATATACTCCGTTGGAATTGAAAACTACTAAATATATAAGCGCTAATATTTTTTCCTAAAATATGACGTCAACTATATCAATAACTAATTTATAACTCGCGAATTTGGGAATTATAACATAAAAGAATTTAAAATGTTATTTTATCTAATGATGCTTGATGCATATTATTAAATTATCCAACATATTTCTAAATGTGTATGTAATTGGTTTCAATATGCACTTTAATGTACAATTCACATAACCATACATGTACATAcatgaaagtttccagcctacaatctagaagctcaccttctagatgttcaaagtagtcttctttgaacaccatgttgaagaagcaaagatgaacacgatgacggccgcccaccatctccgttcacacgacaccttcctcgttcacaccattccaccgtcaccaaagttttagtataaatagaggttgaaacttcaattgtaaatcatcccaaaatcactcagagaagtgtaatcacaaccttgagagtgtgtgtgagtttgagagtttttttttagagttttataaatactcgtgtaatctattcttgtgagtaatagagttattttctctcaaatttgtatctcccaacgtccaggcgatcctctcttcctaacaagtggtatcagagcttggttagagacgttggttgagtttttgggtcttctaaagtttc
Proteins encoded in this region:
- the LOC139861339 gene encoding soluble inorganic pyrophosphatase 1-like isoform X2; the protein is MANDGQGSAKSSGKNRATLNERILNSMSRRSVAAHPWHDLEIGPGAPQVFNCVVEIGKGSKVKYELDKASGLIKVDRILYSSVVYPHNYGFIPRTICEDSDPMDVLVLMQEPVLPGTFLRARAIGLMPMIDQGEGDDKIIAVCADDPEFRHYTDIKELPPHRLAEIRRFFEDYKKNENKSVKVNDFLPAEDAVKAIEYSMDLYASYIVESLRQ
- the LOC139861339 gene encoding soluble inorganic pyrophosphatase 1-like isoform X1; the protein is MANDGQGSAKSSGKNRATLNERILNSMSRRSVAAHPWHDLEIGPGAPQVFNCVVEIGKGSKVKYELDKASGLIKVDRILYSSVVYPHNYGFIPRTICEDSDPMDVLVLMQEPVLPGTFLRARAIGLMPMIDQGEGDDKIIAVCADDPEFRHYTDIKELPPHRLAEIRRFFEDCIHTYICLKTRYVFDIIFFWSLYTLNLIVADKKNENKSVKVNDFLPAEDAVKAIEYSMDLYASYIVESLRQ